From the Thermanaerothrix sp. genome, one window contains:
- a CDS encoding peptidoglycan DD-metalloendopeptidase family protein: protein MGFKRILCALFTLVLMCGRSYAVTGTSDLERRLRQEEKRLNQVQSQISYHQKKVKEMEGKERDVISEIEALAQQVAVTEQRISVLNLQREKVKERMRQLVAEIRNTSTRIDYVKDLLKARLVAIYKYGGIAEFNLLLSAPGAMDALSTSYLLGRIADQDQRLIRELSDRKTRLSMAHRELAEQRALLEKQNQELQDNKFRLKVASDRRNDLLKRVRSEKSLHLAELQEYQRMEQAINSTITRLMEEKRRRLAEARARAAQKKAQAPKEVIYYKGGRLAWPLVGQIRSSFGVRVHPVFRTRIMHTGIDISGSTGDPVRAAENGEVLYAGWLRGYGQVIILDHGGDITTVYAHLSKIEVNEGQKVSRGEVIGRVGSTGIATGPHLHFEVRVNGKATNPMGYLR, encoded by the coding sequence ATGGGGTTTAAACGTATCTTATGCGCCCTTTTCACCCTGGTGCTCATGTGCGGCAGGTCCTACGCCGTCACTGGGACCTCTGACCTGGAAAGGCGCCTGAGGCAGGAGGAGAAGAGGCTTAACCAGGTTCAAAGCCAGATCTCCTATCATCAGAAGAAGGTTAAGGAGATGGAGGGCAAGGAACGGGACGTCATCTCCGAGATAGAGGCATTAGCCCAGCAGGTTGCGGTGACGGAGCAGCGCATATCGGTCTTGAACCTTCAGCGGGAAAAGGTTAAGGAGCGCATGAGGCAGCTGGTGGCGGAGATAAGGAACACCTCCACCAGGATAGATTACGTTAAGGATCTTCTGAAGGCCCGGTTGGTGGCCATATACAAGTACGGCGGAATAGCGGAGTTCAACCTCCTCCTGTCCGCTCCTGGAGCCATGGACGCCCTTTCCACCTCCTACCTTTTAGGCAGGATAGCGGATCAGGATCAGCGGCTGATACGGGAGCTGTCGGACCGGAAGACCAGGCTTAGCATGGCCCACAGGGAGCTGGCGGAGCAGCGGGCCCTTCTGGAGAAGCAGAACCAGGAGCTTCAGGATAACAAGTTTCGATTGAAGGTGGCCTCGGACCGGAGGAATGACCTTCTAAAGAGGGTGAGGAGCGAAAAGAGCCTTCACTTGGCGGAGCTTCAGGAGTACCAGAGGATGGAGCAGGCCATAAACTCCACCATAACCAGGCTTATGGAGGAGAAGCGCCGCCGGCTTGCGGAGGCTAGGGCCAGGGCGGCCCAGAAGAAGGCCCAGGCGCCAAAGGAGGTCATATACTACAAGGGAGGGCGCCTTGCCTGGCCTCTGGTGGGACAGATCCGAAGTTCCTTTGGGGTAAGGGTTCACCCGGTGTTCAGGACCCGCATAATGCACACCGGGATTGACATATCGGGCAGTACCGGCGACCCGGTAAGGGCGGCGGAGAACGGAGAGGTTCTCTACGCCGGGTGGCTTAGGGGTTACGGACAGGTGATAATCTTGGACCATGGGGGAGACATAACCACCGTGTACGCCCACCTTTCCAAGATAGAGGTAAACGAGGGCCAAAAGGTCAGCCGTGGAGAAGTAATAGGACGGGTGGGTAGCACCGGCATAGCCACGGGGCCGCATCTTCACTTTGAGGTTCGGGTCAACGGAAAGGCCACGAACCCCATGGGGTACCTGCGGTAA
- a CDS encoding permease-like cell division protein FtsX — translation MGSFRYAIRDGLRLVFRHWGLSFLTLFTSAAVFYLMGSSILFVLNTRHVVKNLEGELSIQAYVSPNVDLNALAARVRRMPHVRAVEAITPEKALERLKARLGSQAQAITLLGENPLPPSVEVWVDKASSVPTVARELVAVDEVQDVVYAGKLAEKLSKLSRFAGRFSLAVLLVAVAASGVVLFNTIRIAVYSKEEEIAIMLMVGATPSFVAMPFIIQGVLLGSLGALLSSVMLAFSYGAAVERLKDFLPFIELLNDASLLIRLGGVLVGGGALVSFFSSLLAVERFIRRALKPL, via the coding sequence ATGGGGAGCTTTAGGTATGCCATAAGGGATGGGCTGAGACTGGTATTTAGGCACTGGGGGTTGAGCTTCCTCACCCTTTTTACATCCGCCGCGGTCTTTTACCTCATGGGATCCAGCATCCTCTTCGTGCTTAACACCCGGCATGTGGTGAAAAACCTGGAGGGGGAACTGTCCATCCAGGCCTACGTGTCCCCCAACGTGGACCTCAACGCTCTGGCGGCGAGGGTTCGTCGTATGCCCCACGTGAGAGCCGTGGAGGCCATAACCCCTGAAAAGGCCCTGGAGCGGCTGAAGGCCCGGTTGGGTAGCCAGGCCCAGGCCATAACCCTTTTGGGGGAGAACCCCCTTCCTCCCAGCGTGGAGGTTTGGGTGGACAAGGCATCGTCGGTGCCCACCGTGGCGAGGGAATTGGTGGCGGTGGATGAGGTTCAGGACGTGGTGTATGCCGGCAAGCTGGCTGAAAAGCTGTCCAAGCTGTCCAGGTTTGCGGGCCGTTTCTCCCTGGCGGTGTTGTTGGTGGCGGTGGCGGCAAGCGGTGTTGTGCTGTTCAACACCATAAGGATAGCGGTCTACTCCAAGGAGGAGGAGATCGCCATAATGCTCATGGTGGGTGCCACCCCGTCTTTCGTGGCCATGCCCTTCATAATCCAAGGGGTCCTGTTGGGCAGCCTTGGGGCCCTTCTCTCCTCCGTGATGCTGGCCTTCTCGTACGGGGCGGCGGTGGAGAGGCTCAAGGACTTCCTGCCATTTATCGAGCTTCTGAACGACGCGTCCCTGCTCATAAGACTTGGTGGTGTCCTGGTGGGAGGGGGAGCCTTGGTGAGCTTCTTCTCAAGCCTCCTTGCGGTGGAGCGCTTCATCAGAAGGGCCCTTAAGCCCCTTTAG
- a CDS encoding transketolase family protein encodes MREPSPLWLAYEETLCYMGGHREDLVVLDSREPTLSGAFKGLFPGRFFVAGTSEQEMVLTAAGLALGGKRVFVSSSSPFLVGRTYDLIRSAVAIPSLGVHLVSPSGGLDMGPDGAPSQMVEDLGLMTAMPGMPVFVPCDGVSTRRIVELLGELKGPSYMRLTRRALPDLNGLDEGDFSIGGARLLTQGEGVTICACGIMVHEALKAARVLSSQGIEAEVIDCYTVRPLAEQVVLSSVRRTGCCVVAEEHSLFGGLGSAVCQCLSSKYPVPVRLVCGDDRFGQSGSDEELREYYGLTSGRIVGAAVQVLSMRRR; translated from the coding sequence ATGAGAGAACCTAGCCCCCTGTGGCTTGCCTACGAGGAGACATTGTGCTACATGGGGGGGCATCGGGAGGATCTGGTGGTCCTGGACTCAAGGGAACCCACCTTGTCGGGAGCCTTCAAAGGGCTTTTCCCCGGAAGGTTCTTTGTGGCTGGCACGTCGGAACAGGAGATGGTGCTCACCGCCGCCGGTCTGGCCCTGGGGGGCAAGCGGGTTTTCGTGTCCTCCTCCAGCCCCTTTCTTGTGGGGAGAACCTACGACCTCATAAGGTCTGCGGTGGCTATACCGTCCTTGGGGGTTCACCTGGTGAGCCCCTCCGGAGGTCTTGACATGGGGCCCGATGGGGCTCCAAGCCAGATGGTGGAGGATCTGGGGCTTATGACCGCAATGCCGGGAATGCCGGTTTTTGTGCCCTGCGACGGCGTATCCACCCGTAGGATCGTAGAGCTTCTCGGGGAGCTGAAGGGCCCCTCCTACATGAGGCTCACAAGGCGCGCCCTCCCAGATCTTAATGGATTGGATGAGGGAGACTTCTCCATAGGTGGTGCTAGGCTGCTCACCCAGGGAGAGGGAGTCACCATATGTGCTTGTGGTATCATGGTGCACGAGGCTTTGAAGGCCGCCCGGGTGCTTTCCAGCCAGGGAATTGAGGCGGAGGTCATAGACTGTTACACCGTAAGGCCCTTGGCGGAGCAGGTGGTGCTTTCGTCGGTTAGGCGGACCGGGTGTTGCGTGGTGGCGGAGGAGCACAGCCTCTTCGGAGGCCTTGGCAGCGCGGTGTGCCAGTGTCTGTCCTCCAAGTATCCCGTGCCGGTTCGGCTGGTTTGTGGGGATGACCGGTTCGGTCAAAGCGGATCCGATGAGGAGCTCAGGGAATACTACGGCCTCACCAGCGGAAGGATAGTGGGGGCGGCGGTGCAGGTATTGAGCATGCGCAGGAGGTAG
- a CDS encoding ATP-binding cassette domain-containing protein yields MDIRLSGVTKIFHPDITALEDVYLEIPKGEFVYLVGPTGSGKTTLMRTITREVMPTRGQVMVGSYSLRKISRLDLSLFRRDVGVIYQDFCLLPHLNVFENVAFVLEVLGMPPRDVKERTDEVLERVNLWRRRFLYPPQLSGGEQQRVAIARAIVNSPSILLADEPTGNLDLHTAEEIMQLILSINAMGTTVLMATHNQYLVDSYRQRVVELRMGRVVRDEKRGRYEIDGEL; encoded by the coding sequence ATGGACATTCGTTTATCAGGGGTGACTAAGATCTTCCACCCCGACATAACTGCCTTGGAGGACGTTTACCTGGAGATTCCAAAGGGGGAGTTCGTGTACCTGGTGGGCCCCACCGGATCGGGAAAGACCACCCTGATGAGGACCATAACCAGGGAGGTCATGCCAACCAGGGGACAGGTCATGGTGGGGTCCTACAGTTTGAGGAAGATAAGCCGCCTGGACCTTTCCCTTTTTCGGCGGGACGTGGGGGTCATCTATCAGGACTTCTGCCTTTTGCCTCACCTTAACGTCTTTGAGAACGTGGCCTTCGTCCTGGAGGTGCTCGGGATGCCGCCTCGGGATGTTAAGGAGAGGACCGATGAGGTTTTGGAGCGGGTGAACCTGTGGCGGCGTCGATTCCTATACCCCCCGCAGCTCTCCGGTGGAGAGCAGCAGCGGGTGGCCATAGCCAGGGCCATAGTGAACTCTCCGTCCATACTCCTGGCGGACGAGCCCACCGGAAACTTGGACCTTCATACCGCGGAGGAGATAATGCAGCTCATCCTGTCCATAAACGCCATGGGCACCACGGTGCTGATGGCCACCCATAACCAGTACCTGGTGGACTCCTACCGCCAGCGGGTGGTGGAACTCAGGATGGGCCGAGTTGTAAGAGACGAAAAGAGGGGAAGGTACGAGATAGATGGGGAGCTTTAG